One genomic segment of Fusobacterium nucleatum includes these proteins:
- a CDS encoding DUF1667 domain-containing protein: MEKEMICIVCPVGCHISVNTETYEVKGNSCPRGEVYGKEELTAPKRVVTSTVKIKNALDKRCPVKTEKSIPKELNFKLMDELKNIELTAPVKRGDIVIKNVFNTGVDVVVTKDM, from the coding sequence ATGGAAAAGGAAATGATATGTATAGTTTGTCCTGTTGGTTGTCATATAAGTGTAAATACAGAAACTTATGAAGTTAAAGGAAATTCTTGTCCAAGAGGAGAAGTTTATGGTAAAGAAGAATTGACAGCTCCAAAAAGGGTTGTTACTTCAACAGTTAAAATAAAAAATGCTTTAGATAAAAGATGTCCAGTAAAAACTGAAAAATCAATTCCAAAGGAATTAAATTTTAAATTGATGGATGAATTAAAAAATATTGAGTTAACAGCACCTGTCAAAAGAGGAGATATAGTTATAAAAAATGTATTTAACACTGGTGTTGATGTAGTAGTGACTAAAGATATGTAA